From Coffea arabica cultivar ET-39 chromosome 2e, Coffea Arabica ET-39 HiFi, whole genome shotgun sequence, the proteins below share one genomic window:
- the LOC113731381 gene encoding uncharacterized protein isoform X2, whose amino-acid sequence MAPQKAVRTISQEAFDEMVKENIEDLGMDPTEALEDAVQTLSLQGVDLSGIVQCVPGESSVDDNPVVQALSRLKGLSSDSSDSENEIMELLGNLNELCSSKGSGNAAIATKNGGVELVISILPKLKKSGPHRGLDLALSTLTSLIHDLQSTETFKESGGPEIVVGILNDESQHVSILNSCFSVVAVAASGNEVVKESFMDLKIDQLVIKILKEHSGWAFPSIYDAVRVLLTADDNRVVASQVYGYARRFAKMGIVETLVHTLHEGLSSPCVVSACIALKAVAVNDEVCRSVADNGGIDAILHCIDDCGEQGNKAAARTCCSLLSKVMSHISILCLRSPDNAAQAIEVGAGDLAIQAMQRFPDSEQLQRNACLMIRNLVVRNAENRKILLSHGIEKHVRKAKGSHKICKEAATDALRDLGLDNYNS is encoded by the exons ATGGCCCCACAGAAGGCAGTCCGTACAATATCCCAGGAAGCATTCGACGAAATGGTGAAGGAGAATATAGAGGACCTTGGGATGGACCCCACCGAAGCCCTTGAAGACGCCGTTCAAACGCTTTCGCTCCAGGGTGTTGATCTCTCAG GTATAGTCCAATGCGTCCCCGGAGAGAGCTCAGTCGATGACAATCCGGTAGTTCAGGCTCTAAGCAGATTGAAAGGGCTGAGCTCCGATTCGTCCGATAGCGAAAACGAAATTATGGAATTGTTGGGAAACTTGAATGAGTTGTGTAGCTCAAAAGGGTCGGGAAATGCTGCCATTGCCACCAAGAATGGAGGGGTAGAGTTGGTAATTTCTATTTTGCCGAAGCTTAAGAAGAGCGGGCCTCATCGGGGCCTAGACTTGGCTTTGAGCACATTGACTTCACTAATTCATG ATCTTCAAAGCACTGAAACATTTAAGGAGAGTGGTGGCCCGgagattgtagtaggcatccTAAATGATGAAAGTCAACATGTTAGCATCTTAAATAGTTGTTTTTCTGTTGTTGCTGTGGCTGCATCTGGAAATGAGGTTGTGAAGGAGTCATTCATGGACTTGAAAATTGATCAACTTGTCATCAAAATTCTTAAAGAACACAGTGGGTGGGCCTTTCCTAGCATATATGATGCCGTTCGAGTCCTTCTAACAGCAGATGACAATCGTGTTGTGGCCTCACAA GTCTATGGTTATGCTCGCAGATTTGCTAAGATGGGAATTGTAGAAACTTTGGTACATACACTTCATGAAGGTCTTAGTTCACCTTGTGTTGTATCAGCGTGCATAGCTCTGAAAGCTGTTGCCGTCAAT GATGAAGTCTGCAGATCAGTCGCAGATAATGGTGGTATAGATGCAATTCTGCATTGCATTGATGACTGTGGGGAACAAGGCAACAAAGCTGCGGCCAGAACTTGCTGCTCTTTGTTATCTAAG GTCATGTCTCATATATCCATACTCTGCTTGAGATCCCCAGATAATGCAGCTCAAGCAATTGAAGTTGGAGCTGGGGACCTCGCTATCCAAGCCATGCAGAGATTCCCTGATTCAGAACAGCTGCAGCGTAATGCCTGTCTAATGATCCGGAATCTTGTGGTCAGGAATGCCGAAAACAG AAAAATTTTACTCAGCCATGGTATTGAGAAGCACGTTAGGAAGGCCAAGGGAAGTCACAAGATCTGCAAAGAAGCAGCTACTGATGCACTCAGGGATCTTGGCCTTGATAATTACAATTCATAA
- the LOC113731382 gene encoding uncharacterized protein isoform X3, with protein MSVFGGDSWGREAQYRKRRVDDLIIEGIDGCGYKKLPNGKLVCLLCPHHPVLDTPLMLSQMHVKGSRHRAAESEQKERELSRQYQINKRIALADSSSTAVSSTSSEVRCGSTKTPLIEQVHKAASEILAGESPQCSTMDKSPDVRSDICYYKKENQSIAKSNATEVVAAPEVAFQQQLDYKNRRERELKLISAGWKRDAHGRWFKDENVEFDSDEEDPNVYLGQ; from the exons ATGAGTGTGTTTGGAGGAGACAGTTGGGGTCGGGAGGCTCAGTACAGGAAGCGAAGAGTGGATGATCTGATAATCGAAGGAATTGATGGGTGTGGTTATAAGAAGCTCCCCAACGGCAAGTTGGTTTGCCTGCTCTGCCCCCACCATCCCGTCCTTGACACCCCTTTAATGCTTTCC CAGATGCATGTGAAGGGGTCACGCCATCGAGCTGCAGAGTCCGAACAGAAGGAAAGAGAATTATCGAGACAATATCAGATAAATAAGAGGATTGCATTGGCAGATTCCTCTAGTACTGCTGTTTCCAGCACTAGTTCTGAAGTAAGATGTGGATCCACAAAGACGCCTTTAATTGAGCAGGTCCACAAAGCTGCTTCTGAGATACTTGCTGGAGAATCTCCTCAGTGCAGCACAATGGATAAAAGTCCAGATGTCCGATCAGATATCTGCTActataaaaaagaaaatcaatctATTGCAAAGAGCAATGCCACCGAAGTCGTAGCAGCTCCTGAAGTGGCCTTCCAGCAGCAATTGGATTATAAAAATCGTCGTGAGAGGGAGCTTAAGCTGATTTCAGCTGGGTGGAAGCGTGATGCCCATGGCCGGTGGTTCAAGGATGAAAAT GTTGAGTTTGATTCTGATGAGGAAGATCCAAATGTTTATCTTGGACAGTGA
- the LOC113731382 gene encoding uncharacterized protein isoform X1 encodes MSVFGGDSWGREAQYRKRRVDDLIIEGIDGCGYKKLPNGKLVCLLCPHHPVLDTPLMLSQMHVKGSRHRAAESEQKERELSRQYQINKRIALADSSSTAVSSTSSEVRCGSTKTPLIEQVHKAASEILAGESPQCSTMDKSPDVRSDICYYKKENQSIAKSNATEVVAAPEVAFQQQLDYKNRRERELKLISAGWKRDAHGRWFKDENVFACRLSLILMRKIQMFILDSEWGKIMIELMISDPPVALIMA; translated from the exons ATGAGTGTGTTTGGAGGAGACAGTTGGGGTCGGGAGGCTCAGTACAGGAAGCGAAGAGTGGATGATCTGATAATCGAAGGAATTGATGGGTGTGGTTATAAGAAGCTCCCCAACGGCAAGTTGGTTTGCCTGCTCTGCCCCCACCATCCCGTCCTTGACACCCCTTTAATGCTTTCC CAGATGCATGTGAAGGGGTCACGCCATCGAGCTGCAGAGTCCGAACAGAAGGAAAGAGAATTATCGAGACAATATCAGATAAATAAGAGGATTGCATTGGCAGATTCCTCTAGTACTGCTGTTTCCAGCACTAGTTCTGAAGTAAGATGTGGATCCACAAAGACGCCTTTAATTGAGCAGGTCCACAAAGCTGCTTCTGAGATACTTGCTGGAGAATCTCCTCAGTGCAGCACAATGGATAAAAGTCCAGATGTCCGATCAGATATCTGCTActataaaaaagaaaatcaatctATTGCAAAGAGCAATGCCACCGAAGTCGTAGCAGCTCCTGAAGTGGCCTTCCAGCAGCAATTGGATTATAAAAATCGTCGTGAGAGGGAGCTTAAGCTGATTTCAGCTGGGTGGAAGCGTGATGCCCATGGCCGGTGGTTCAAGGATGAAAAT GTGTTTGCTTGCAGGTTGAGTTTGATTCTGATGAGGAAGATCCAAATGTTTATCTTGGACAGTGAGTGGGGGAAAATCATGATTGAGCTTATGATTTCTGATCCCCCTGTAGCACTGATAATGGCATGA
- the LOC113731382 gene encoding uncharacterized protein isoform X4, whose product MSVFGGDSWGREAQYRKRRVDDLIIEGIDGCGYKKLPNGKLVCLLCPHHPVLDTPLMLSMHVKGSRHRAAESEQKERELSRQYQINKRIALADSSSTAVSSTSSEVRCGSTKTPLIEQVHKAASEILAGESPQCSTMDKSPDVRSDICYYKKENQSIAKSNATEVVAAPEVAFQQQLDYKNRRERELKLISAGWKRDAHGRWFKDENVEFDSDEEDPNVYLGQ is encoded by the exons ATGAGTGTGTTTGGAGGAGACAGTTGGGGTCGGGAGGCTCAGTACAGGAAGCGAAGAGTGGATGATCTGATAATCGAAGGAATTGATGGGTGTGGTTATAAGAAGCTCCCCAACGGCAAGTTGGTTTGCCTGCTCTGCCCCCACCATCCCGTCCTTGACACCCCTTTAATGCTTTCC ATGCATGTGAAGGGGTCACGCCATCGAGCTGCAGAGTCCGAACAGAAGGAAAGAGAATTATCGAGACAATATCAGATAAATAAGAGGATTGCATTGGCAGATTCCTCTAGTACTGCTGTTTCCAGCACTAGTTCTGAAGTAAGATGTGGATCCACAAAGACGCCTTTAATTGAGCAGGTCCACAAAGCTGCTTCTGAGATACTTGCTGGAGAATCTCCTCAGTGCAGCACAATGGATAAAAGTCCAGATGTCCGATCAGATATCTGCTActataaaaaagaaaatcaatctATTGCAAAGAGCAATGCCACCGAAGTCGTAGCAGCTCCTGAAGTGGCCTTCCAGCAGCAATTGGATTATAAAAATCGTCGTGAGAGGGAGCTTAAGCTGATTTCAGCTGGGTGGAAGCGTGATGCCCATGGCCGGTGGTTCAAGGATGAAAAT GTTGAGTTTGATTCTGATGAGGAAGATCCAAATGTTTATCTTGGACAGTGA
- the LOC113731380 gene encoding peptidyl-prolyl cis-trans isomerase CYP40-like, protein MERPRCFLDISIGGELEGRIVVELYNDIVPKTAENFRALCTGEKGIGPHTGVPLHYKGSRFHRVIKSFMVQGGDISAGDGTGGESIYGLKFEDENFDLKHERKGMLSMANAGPNTNGSQFFITTTRTSHLDGKHVVFGKVVKGMGVVRSIEHVTTGDNDCPTLDVIIVDCGQIQEGADDGIANFFKDGDEYADWPADLDNCSGELSWWMTAVDSIKSHGNDYFKKQDYKMALRKYRKALRYLDICWEKDGIDEDKSMHLRKMKSQIFTNSSACKLKLGDSKGALLDADFAMRDGENNAKALFRQGQAHMALNDIDAAVESFKKALNLEPNDGAIKKELAAAKKRIADRRDQERKAFAKMFQ, encoded by the exons ATGGAGAGGCCACGTTGCTTTCTGGACATAAGCATCGGCGGTGAGCTGGAAGGTAGAATCGTCGTGGAGCTCTACAATGATATCGTCCCCAAAACCGCCGAAAATTTCAGAGCTCTCTGCACCGGCGAGAAAGGCATTGGTCCTCACACCGGTGTACCTCTTCATTACAAG GGAAGCCGATTCCACCGTGTTATTAAAAGCTTTATGGTGCAAGGTGGTGACATATCTGCAGGGGATGGTACTGGGGGTGAATCAATTTATGGGCTGAAatttgaagatgaaaattttgatttaaagcATGAAAGGAAAGGAATGCTATCAATGGCTAATGCCGGGCCTAACACTAATGGGTCGCAGTTTTTTATCACTACTACTAGGACTTCCCATCTAGATGGAAAACATGTTGTATTTGGGAAGGTAGTCAAAGGCATGGGAGTTGTCCGCTCAATTGAGCATGTTACAACAGGTGATAATGATTGCCCTACTCTGGATGTTATAATTGTGGATTGTGGCCAAATACAAGAGGGAGCAGATGATGGAATTGCTAACTTTTTCAAAGATGGAGACGAATATGCTGATTGGCCTGCTGATCTTGACAACTGTTCTGGGGAGCTTTCTTGGTGGATGACTGCTGTAGACTCTATTAAGTCTCATGGAAATGACTATTTTAAG AAACAAGACTATAAAATGGCTCTCAGAAAGTATCGAAAAGCTTTGCGATATTTGGATATCTGTTGGGAAAAAGATGGGATTGATGAAG ACAAGAGTATGCATTTGAGGAAGATGAAGTCTCAGATATTTACAAACAGCTCG GCTTGTAAACTGAAACTTGGAGATTCAAAGGGAGCACTTTTGGATGCTGACTTTGCAATGCGTGATGGAGAGAATAATGCCAAGGCTTTGTTTCGCCAGGGTCAG GCACACATGGCTCTTAATGATATAGATGCTGCAGTTGAAAGTTTCAAGAAAGCTTTGAATTTGGAGCCCAATGATG GAGCAATAAAAAAGGAGCTTGCTGCAGCAAAGAAAAGG ATTGCTGATAGACGTGATCAGGAGAGAAAAGCTTTCGCCAAAATGTTCCAATAA
- the LOC113731382 gene encoding uncharacterized protein isoform X5, translating to MSVFGGDSWGREAQYRKRRVDDLIIEGIDGCGYKKLPNGKLVCLLCPHHPVLDTPLMLSQMHVKGSRHRAAESEQKERELSRQYQINKRIALADSSSTAVSSTSSEVRCGSTKTPLIEQVHKAASEILAGESPQCSTMDKSPDVRSDICYYKKENQSIAKSNATEVVAAPEVAFQQQLDYKNRRERELKLISAGWKRDAHGRWFKDENESLSLSLSLYY from the exons ATGAGTGTGTTTGGAGGAGACAGTTGGGGTCGGGAGGCTCAGTACAGGAAGCGAAGAGTGGATGATCTGATAATCGAAGGAATTGATGGGTGTGGTTATAAGAAGCTCCCCAACGGCAAGTTGGTTTGCCTGCTCTGCCCCCACCATCCCGTCCTTGACACCCCTTTAATGCTTTCC CAGATGCATGTGAAGGGGTCACGCCATCGAGCTGCAGAGTCCGAACAGAAGGAAAGAGAATTATCGAGACAATATCAGATAAATAAGAGGATTGCATTGGCAGATTCCTCTAGTACTGCTGTTTCCAGCACTAGTTCTGAAGTAAGATGTGGATCCACAAAGACGCCTTTAATTGAGCAGGTCCACAAAGCTGCTTCTGAGATACTTGCTGGAGAATCTCCTCAGTGCAGCACAATGGATAAAAGTCCAGATGTCCGATCAGATATCTGCTActataaaaaagaaaatcaatctATTGCAAAGAGCAATGCCACCGAAGTCGTAGCAGCTCCTGAAGTGGCCTTCCAGCAGCAATTGGATTATAAAAATCGTCGTGAGAGGGAGCTTAAGCTGATTTCAGCTGGGTGGAAGCGTGATGCCCATGGCCGGTGGTTCAAGGATGAAAAT gaatctctctctctctctctctctctctattattGA
- the LOC113731381 gene encoding uncharacterized protein isoform X1: protein MAPQKAVRTISQEAFDEMVKENIEDLGMDPTEALEDAVQTLSLQGVDLSGIVQCVPGESSVDDNPVVQALSRLKGLSSDSSDSENEIMELLGNLNELCSSKGSGNAAIATKNGGVELVISILPKLKKSGPHRGLDLALSTLTSLIHDLQSTETFKESGGPEIVVGILNDESQHVSILNSCFSVVAVAASGNEVVKESFMDLKIDQLVIKILKEHSGWAFPSIYDAVRVLLTADDNRVVASQVYGYARRFAKMGIVETLVHTLHEGLSSPCVVSACIALKAVAVNDEVCRSVADNGGIDAILHCIDDCGEQGNKAAARTCCSLLSKLAGSDINKSLIIEKGGLQRLIKLAGRFSEDPSVLQEVMSHISILCLRSPDNAAQAIEVGAGDLAIQAMQRFPDSEQLQRNACLMIRNLVVRNAENRKILLSHGIEKHVRKAKGSHKICKEAATDALRDLGLDNYNS, encoded by the exons ATGGCCCCACAGAAGGCAGTCCGTACAATATCCCAGGAAGCATTCGACGAAATGGTGAAGGAGAATATAGAGGACCTTGGGATGGACCCCACCGAAGCCCTTGAAGACGCCGTTCAAACGCTTTCGCTCCAGGGTGTTGATCTCTCAG GTATAGTCCAATGCGTCCCCGGAGAGAGCTCAGTCGATGACAATCCGGTAGTTCAGGCTCTAAGCAGATTGAAAGGGCTGAGCTCCGATTCGTCCGATAGCGAAAACGAAATTATGGAATTGTTGGGAAACTTGAATGAGTTGTGTAGCTCAAAAGGGTCGGGAAATGCTGCCATTGCCACCAAGAATGGAGGGGTAGAGTTGGTAATTTCTATTTTGCCGAAGCTTAAGAAGAGCGGGCCTCATCGGGGCCTAGACTTGGCTTTGAGCACATTGACTTCACTAATTCATG ATCTTCAAAGCACTGAAACATTTAAGGAGAGTGGTGGCCCGgagattgtagtaggcatccTAAATGATGAAAGTCAACATGTTAGCATCTTAAATAGTTGTTTTTCTGTTGTTGCTGTGGCTGCATCTGGAAATGAGGTTGTGAAGGAGTCATTCATGGACTTGAAAATTGATCAACTTGTCATCAAAATTCTTAAAGAACACAGTGGGTGGGCCTTTCCTAGCATATATGATGCCGTTCGAGTCCTTCTAACAGCAGATGACAATCGTGTTGTGGCCTCACAA GTCTATGGTTATGCTCGCAGATTTGCTAAGATGGGAATTGTAGAAACTTTGGTACATACACTTCATGAAGGTCTTAGTTCACCTTGTGTTGTATCAGCGTGCATAGCTCTGAAAGCTGTTGCCGTCAAT GATGAAGTCTGCAGATCAGTCGCAGATAATGGTGGTATAGATGCAATTCTGCATTGCATTGATGACTGTGGGGAACAAGGCAACAAAGCTGCGGCCAGAACTTGCTGCTCTTTGTTATCTAAG TTGGCAGGAAGTGACATAAATAAGAGTCTTATTATTGAGAAAGGTGGGCTGCAGAGACTTATAAAACTTGCAGGAAGATTTTCTGAAGACCCTTCAGTATTACAAGAG GTCATGTCTCATATATCCATACTCTGCTTGAGATCCCCAGATAATGCAGCTCAAGCAATTGAAGTTGGAGCTGGGGACCTCGCTATCCAAGCCATGCAGAGATTCCCTGATTCAGAACAGCTGCAGCGTAATGCCTGTCTAATGATCCGGAATCTTGTGGTCAGGAATGCCGAAAACAG AAAAATTTTACTCAGCCATGGTATTGAGAAGCACGTTAGGAAGGCCAAGGGAAGTCACAAGATCTGCAAAGAAGCAGCTACTGATGCACTCAGGGATCTTGGCCTTGATAATTACAATTCATAA
- the LOC113731382 gene encoding uncharacterized protein isoform X2 → MSVFGGDSWGREAQYRKRRVDDLIIEGIDGCGYKKLPNGKLVCLLCPHHPVLDTPLMLSMHVKGSRHRAAESEQKERELSRQYQINKRIALADSSSTAVSSTSSEVRCGSTKTPLIEQVHKAASEILAGESPQCSTMDKSPDVRSDICYYKKENQSIAKSNATEVVAAPEVAFQQQLDYKNRRERELKLISAGWKRDAHGRWFKDENVFACRLSLILMRKIQMFILDSEWGKIMIELMISDPPVALIMA, encoded by the exons ATGAGTGTGTTTGGAGGAGACAGTTGGGGTCGGGAGGCTCAGTACAGGAAGCGAAGAGTGGATGATCTGATAATCGAAGGAATTGATGGGTGTGGTTATAAGAAGCTCCCCAACGGCAAGTTGGTTTGCCTGCTCTGCCCCCACCATCCCGTCCTTGACACCCCTTTAATGCTTTCC ATGCATGTGAAGGGGTCACGCCATCGAGCTGCAGAGTCCGAACAGAAGGAAAGAGAATTATCGAGACAATATCAGATAAATAAGAGGATTGCATTGGCAGATTCCTCTAGTACTGCTGTTTCCAGCACTAGTTCTGAAGTAAGATGTGGATCCACAAAGACGCCTTTAATTGAGCAGGTCCACAAAGCTGCTTCTGAGATACTTGCTGGAGAATCTCCTCAGTGCAGCACAATGGATAAAAGTCCAGATGTCCGATCAGATATCTGCTActataaaaaagaaaatcaatctATTGCAAAGAGCAATGCCACCGAAGTCGTAGCAGCTCCTGAAGTGGCCTTCCAGCAGCAATTGGATTATAAAAATCGTCGTGAGAGGGAGCTTAAGCTGATTTCAGCTGGGTGGAAGCGTGATGCCCATGGCCGGTGGTTCAAGGATGAAAAT GTGTTTGCTTGCAGGTTGAGTTTGATTCTGATGAGGAAGATCCAAATGTTTATCTTGGACAGTGAGTGGGGGAAAATCATGATTGAGCTTATGATTTCTGATCCCCCTGTAGCACTGATAATGGCATGA